A window of Garra rufa chromosome 6, GarRuf1.0, whole genome shotgun sequence genomic DNA:
AGCTTTCCACTGTTGAAATGGGGACTTCATACACCAGGAGGGGCCATAGGATCCGAGGGAGAATACCATGCTGGTAAATCCAGGCCTTGAACTTGCCAGGAAGGCCAGACTTGTCCACCACGGCCAGCCAGGCCTCCAGGTCTTGGTTGGTCGCTTTTATGGAAGCTGCGTCTCGCAGGCTGCACTTGAACACCTTCCCCAGGCTCTTCACAGGTTCCTCTGTCAGTGATGGTATCTTGGTGGTGCCAAGTGAGAAGTGGAACTTGTCAGTAACCTTCCCTTTCTTCAGCACGAGGGACCTTGACTTTGCCGGCTTGAAGTTCATGCGAGCCCAGGACATCAGCTCCTGAAGACCGTTCAGGATCCACCTGCAGCCTGGGACAGATGTTGTAGTCACTGTCAGGTCATCCATAAAGGCTCGGATGGGTGGCTGTCTAACTCCAGACTCAGAGAGGGGCCCCCTACACTGCATTTCCGCAGATTTCACCAGCATGTTCATGGCGAGTGCAAAAAGGATGACTGAGATTGTACAACCAGTGATAATCCCCTTCTCAAGCTTGTGCCAGTCGGAGGTTGTTGTTCCGGAGGAGACTCTCAGATGGAAGTTGGCATAGTAGTCCAGGATGAGGTCTCTGAACTTCTTCGGGGTGTGATGCCGGTTCAGTGCCTCTTCGACCAGCTTATGGGGTATGGATCCATAGGCATTTGCAAGGTCCAGCCACAACACAGCCAAGTCCCCCTTGTTCTCTCTGGCTTCCCTGATAAGCTGAGTGACCACGCCTGTATGCTCCAGACATCCAGGTACCTCTGGGATTCCCCCCTTCTGGACTGATATATCGATGTAGGACTTCTTCAGGAGGTAGTCTGTCAGTCGCCTGGAAATGAGGCTGAAAAAGATCTTTCCTTCAACACTCAGCAGTGAGATGGTCCGGAACTGATCGATTTTCTGAGACTTCTCCTCCTTCGGGATCCAAACACCCTCTGCCTGTCTCCACTGGTCTGCTACCCTTCCCCTCCTCCAAATCACCTTCAGGATCTTCCAGAGTCTGTGGAGTAGTCTTGGACAGTTCTTATAGACCTTATAAGGTACTCCACTGGGCCCTGGAGCGGAGTTTGCCCTTGCCCTCCTAACCACCTCCTGGATCTCCTTCCAACCGGGCTCTTTCCCATCAAAGTCCAGAACCGGTGCAGGTGGATTAATCAAGAACCTGCAGGGCCCTAGGTCTTGCTCTCTGTACTCATCACTGTAAGATTGCTTGAGGTGGTGGTCAACTTCAGCTTTCAAGCAGGTGAGTTGGCCGCTGCGCTTCTGTCCTAGCAGCTGTTTCGTAAATCCAAATGGGTTTGCTAGAAAGGCAGCTCTCCTCCTGGACCTCTCCTTCCTCCTCCTCCTATGCCCCTCCGCTCTCCTCAAAGTCATCAGCTTTTTGCGGATTATGCTACGTAGCTCCGCAAGTGGTCCCCTCTCCTCTTCACTTGCAACCTTGAACTGCTGCCTCAAGGTCTTCAGCTCCTGCCTGAGCTGATGGATTTTACTTGCTCTGTTGTTCATGGTATAAGGGGGTTTCGCTGCTCGCTTCTCCTCCAGTCCAAACCTCTCTGCAGCTAGGCTGATGATGATTGTAGTCATCGTTTTGAGGCGTCGATCAGCTCTCCCTTTGGCAGTTGCCTCCAAGATGGTATCTGCGTCTTCGTCAAACTGACGCCACTCCTTCTCCTTGCTAGCTTGGGGCCACTTCACCCGACGATGTTCTGATGTCCTGTGTGCATCAGGTGGTTGCATCACCTGGAGGCTCCGGGCACTGTGGGGTGACTCCGGGCCTGGCTCCTCCTGCGTCTCACCAGGCGTAGTCCCTGTGCGCTGTGACTCTACCTCCTTCTGTATACACTTCATCTTGGCCTGGTGGATCCGCAGGCCATGTCGGTTCTTGCATATCTTGCCACATTTGCATTCTATTGTCGTCGTCATGTTTTCATTGCCATATGTCGTCATCCTTTGATCCGTCCTGTGGGATTCTCTTCCGCCCCCCCTCTCGGGAATCCCTAGGGGTATAtcaccaaaagtaaaacgcgcacacgcattcaaaagcaattttaataccccaagTTTAGAGATCGACTCCCCAATGCgggcaaattaggctacataaaatatctaggctgttattagtattggGCTATAATCAGTTGTGTAGttttctatagctctgtatcatgatgggaaaattcggtctctatttgcactatattaatatattaataaatatattaataaaggtgacttgactataTTGAAAGAGTAGCTTACTTTGATTATGACTGCATTTATtgcctacacgactaagaaagaactgtgtcgtttatttttttatttatactgtagattatttaaaaatgcagtggttggctgtaatttaaatggctgtacttacaatagagaaaataaacatcttgttcgtgtactcatatttttattcattccTGTCCTTtgtttaaggcgtaaaataaatatattaaaaaaggctttcagaattagcccatttgcttgaaaaaatctgcaatcagaatcagccatgaagaatcaagatcggcacattactaaaaataaattgggtgctcctatattttttttggtgctcctaactttttgaagttgggagcaccagtgctaccaagtaaaaaaaattaatttcaagccctgctatgccttaggacagcatgaaacccacaataaataataataaaaaaaaataataaaacagttattctccctgtgctattttttaatgtttcaagtGTTGCTTGTGTTTTTCtcctgtagcttttttttttttttttaactacgcatacatttttcattatgtttagtaaaatcatttattagtcttaggtggTATTTTTTCGGGAGGGGGGGGCACCAGATTTTTTAAAGGTTGAAAGGGGGGCGcgaccaaaaaagtttgagaaccactggaatAGGCCTATTGTTTAGCTTCCCATTAGCACACGTTTTAATACTAAAATGAAATATGAGAATTAAACAAGGTGTTAGCTGATGAATTCAAGACGGATCTGGGATCCATTTTCTTTTTCTTCCGCTCACATTTGAGATTTGACCTCGATCAAAGAGCAGCTTGTACTTCTAGTCCTTGCATGACAGACCCATGTAATTCAGGCAGGTTGTAAAAACTAAATAGACTTACCTAGTTTTATTTAAGGCATCTGCGATTGGTTTCCCATCATCTCATAATGGGTTACATTCTCTCAAAATGATACAGTCCTGTAATGGATAATGACATGATTACAATTTTGCTAAAGCAGTAACAAGTATGttgtaatgttaatgttttatttattgcaCGTCTATTCTGGCAGAATTACCAAAGACCTTCTGACCTTAGTCAGGGTAGTGCCATTTTTGACAAGACTGAAAGTGAGGCAGGATAGAAGTAGATGAATTGTAGGCCTACTGTTGTGGAACATCTTTCTTAGGGGAAGAAAACCTCCATAAAATAAAGTCTATAAAAAGTTGTGAAAATTACAAGTTCTAAATTACATGATTTCACTTGTTAGCTCCAAAATATGCATGTTTTCTGATTAAGATGAGCTAGTTCCTACACCGTTCTGGCAACTGAAGCACCCCAGGAAACTTCATTGCTTTGTGATAGTTGGGAGACAGAAGCTGGATGTCTTCTATCATCTCTATTAGTCATGACTGCTGTGTCCTATTTCATGATTATCTTATGAAAACCAGCAACTCCCCATAAGCATCGCCACCGCCAGCCTGCGCAACACGTCTAAAACACCCAACAGATGGTCATTACACAAACAAGCTAATTTATCTCAAAGCCAGCAGTGGGGAACAAACAAAAGTATTTTACTTAATGTAGCAGCTTGACGTTGACTTGCAGCTGAGCTTTCAAACCGGCTCAAATGAAAGATGTCTTGTTTTCATTAATTCTCCAGCAGAGAAACCTCTTGTTTGTGAAATTGAAGTCAGACGATAGCAATGATCATTTATCAAAAGCCAAACGGCCTGTTTCATGATCTGAAATTATTTAAAGGCATTGGCTCTATTTCCTACCTACCTACTGTATATTACCACTTCATTTAATTACATAGTCACAGCTTCAAAGTTAGGCCCTTTGTACTTTCGAGACAGCCAGCCTCAACCTTTATGAATTTTGgttgaattaattaattattattattattttttttacttacattGCTTGGAGTTGTGGTAATCGTGACCCGGACCAGTCATTCAAAACAGTTGTCTATGCTGCCACCGTGTGGTCATAAACCACAGTACAGTAGAATAGAATCTGCTCAGAACAGgatgaatgaatcaaatgaatgaatggaaCTTCATCTAAGACTAATAATTATATTCCCAGTGTTTGTTGAACAAGACAGTTACATTTAACTTTTATTCCGAGAGAAAGACAGGAAAAGACTGTAGGCCTTGCAGTTTGGCCTGCCTGATTAGTTTTAgggcagaagaagaagaaaaagaagaaaaattatCCTACAAATAAAATACGGGTACAGCTTATGCACTCTTAGTAATCAtcatctcagtttaaaaaaaaaatctcagtatGATGCACCTAAATATAATTCTCAAACAGAATTCATATTCaaccacatttatttatttatttatttatttatcacaattgtgaccctggcctggaccacaaaaccagttataataAGTAGcacgtgtatatttgtagcaatagccaaaaatacattgcatgggtcaaaatgatcaatttttcttttatgcataaaatcattaggatattaagtaaagatcaaggtcagttccatgaagatattttgtactttcctattgtaaatatattaaaacctaatgtttgattagtaatatacattgctaactataagcttaatttggacaactttaaaggcaattttctcaatatttagattttttttgcaccctcagatgcaAATAGGTGTATATCAGCCAAATATCGTCATGTCCTAACAacaatacattaatggaaagcttatttattcaactttttgatgatgcataaatctaaaaaaaaaaaaaaaaattacccttataacaggttttgtggtccaaggtcaaaATTTGTCTCAAACCTTTggtatttttttctcaaattaatCTTTTTCAAATGACCTTTTGTTGTTACAACCTCCACTTGGACATTTCATCTCAATTTTGGGCATGaatttattgtaataaatattgaaatatatattgtGCCAGCTCCCATCACCACCCTGTCCACATTTTAAGAACTTACTTGAAAACATAAACAAAATGTAACGTTtagaaaaaagaaaagcaaagcACAAGTTtaaagaacaaataaataaacacaagctAAAAACGTAATCTACTAGGTGtttctttattcattttagtaTGTTAAGGGCATTAATCTGAAGTAAAtaactttattattttacaacaGAAACAACGgtttgtttttaacatgactatTAGGGGTTACACACATTACGGTAATCTGGATTTCtacttttaaaatcattttaagatAAGCAGCTATACTATTTATAAGGCCATTGTAATCAAAGATAAAACCATGAAATAGTGGAACAATTCTTCATTTCTACGTTGAAAATGACAGTGAAATAGATATAACAAATTTGTTCTGAAACTAAAAATTAACAGCTGCATAAAACTGTAAAAGTCCATGGTAAatgtgtcataattatgacaaacagTTGATTCTTTGACATACTAAATCATATTTATGAAGTAAAATCTTTCAAACCTTTACATGTAGTAAAGTCACTAACGCACGGCCTCTAGTGGCTGAACACAGTAAAAGAAAACGCTAATTTTGTATTAGTGACGCAGCTGAAGTTTGTCTCTTGCGAGGCGCCATCCTCTGTACCCTTTCCCCTTTCACAGCGAGATTTCCCTTTAACTTTTACgggttttatgtttttagtccAGTGCCTTTGATTCGTTATCTTGTTAGTCTTCTGAGTTATATTCCGCGTGTCAGTGGCATGATGTTCACGTCCACCGGTTCGAGGGGATTGTGTAAGTACAGCTTAAAATCATCATGTCATGTAGACTAGATCCTGCTGTCATTCATTCAAATTGAAGCGTAGTCATCGTAGTCATGACCTTCATCCGATTATTATCGCACTTCACACATCATCTTTGCCTTCAAATAATATTGCTTTGGCTCATGGTTTAAGACAGGAAGTGCTGTGGTTTAAAAAGTCAGGGGTGTTAAATCGGCCACTCTTGGGGAAATGCGACATAACACACAGCCTTACAGATAGAGACTGCATAAACTTTTTCTGAAATCCATAATCACCACCTTCCTGATAAACCCCAACAAAGAGCTTCAGTTCACCACTGACTGATTGTTTTTGATGTACTAATGAGAATTCATTACTTATCCTAATGCTGTTTCAAGCCTGTGTAACTTTATTTCTTCTGTCCAATACTCTCAGTTTTAAATTAGTTTACGTTTTTATAAGACAGTTACCCTGAAAAACCTTATGAAAATTGCCGTAGTAACCGTGGTTTCAGAggtacaaatgtgtttttatttcttcatgggaacagatttgaaAACATGTAGCATTCCtcgctcaccagtggatcctctgcagtgaatgggtgccgtcagaatgagagcttcaacagctgataaaaacatcacagtaatttaTAATTAAAGCACATGACTCCAGGCCATGAATTAACATCTTGCAAAGTGAAAATCTGTGTGTTTGtaggaagcaaaaaaaaaaaaaaaatacatttaaacttaaacttttaaCTTTACAAGCCAAAACTGTTCTACATAAACATGTGGGTGGATTTTCATGtaaacaggagatggactttttcactggaggaatgTTTGTTATGGATTTTGGAATATTTTGGCCATAAGTGACAAGTGAAGATAAAGTGTCTTAAAGATGTAGAAAGCAATTCCTGAGAAACACTGTGGATGTTTGAAATCACCAAAATAAAAACACCCAACCAAATAGGCTACTATCCTAATAGTTTCACTGccaaatttaaaaaacaacaacagctttTCACTTCGCAATAtggtaattgatggactggagtcatgtggattaatTGTtaattcacgagttcgcccttacatctaatctgcttgagcgagtattaagcatattttggcgtgctgtccgggggaagggttccgggccggaatacaggccggaaccagagaactccccctgctagtgtagggtcgaaacagattagaagtggggagtaggggtggaggagggatgccaagaaactatcgctggatggaggtaagacggctggtaatatatagaggatgcgctgattgaatgattggttaaacaggatgcacctgtgccgaatgggttgattatctgatcgtgctcctcctgaaccttgtttaatcaaacatcatttcacgagttcgcccttacatctaatctgcttgagcgagtattaagcatattttggcgtgctgtccgggggaagggttccgggccggaatacaggccggaaccagagaactccccaaagaagcttttatgcataggacagctgccacgaagcaagaaatttaggtagccccccccaaaatatgcgtagaactaaatttatgtaaggaaaaggaggagagtgccaatattttttttttttttttttttttttataaacgatTCGATGGTCGGATGTGGCCCCCAAGCTGCGaccctgctgcaccgggagggaaagcccacccgtcgtcgagtacgcagcgtaactcgagcgacggatagggggctcacactgcgaccgaagggagccacgactctgctgcaccggaaggagggggcctagtccgaccctgaaatgggcaaaatatgaggcgattggtggagggaccctcactgccTCCGAAGAGAGcttcggctctgctgcaccggaagggagggtctcccttgcgaggtgcctcggatggagggctcccactgtgaccgaagggagccgtgactctgctgcaccggcgggGAGAGCCCATCCGCTgtagagtacgcagcgtaactcggctgacagacggagggctcacgccgcgaccgaagggagccacggccctgctgcaccggaagagggagcccagtccgatgctgaataggcaataagatgaggcgattgatggagggaccctcgctgcttccgaagggagctgcggctctgctgcaccggaagggagagtcccccttgcgaggtgcgtcggatggagggcccccacgctaccgaagggagccgcgactctgctgcaccgggagggagagtctgtccgctgccgagtacgcagcgtaactcgtgtgacagacggaatgccccacactgcgaccgaagggagccgcggccctgctgcaccgggagggtgagcccattccgatgctgaatgtgtaaaaataaagcgattgatgaagggaccccttctgcttccgaagggagctgcggctctgctgcaccggaaggaagagtcccccttgcgaggcgggggttggcgcgtcggatggagggctcctactgcaaccgaagggggccgcgactctgctgcaccgggagggagagcccgtCCACCgtagagtacgcagcgtaacgtgtgacagacggagggctcacactgcgaccgaagggagccgcggccctgctgcaccggaaggaagagccccgtccgacgctggataggcaataaaatcggcgattgatgaagggactctcactgcttccgaagggagctgcggctctgctgcaccggaagggagagtcccccttgaggggagcgtcggatggagtgctcccgctgcgaccgaagggagccgcggccctgctgcaccggaaaaGAGACagccccgtccgacgctggataggcaataaaataggcgattgatgaagggactctcactgttttcgaagggagctgcggctctgctgcaccggaagagagagtcccccttgaggggagcgtcggatggagggctcacgctgcgaccgaagggagccgcggctctgctgcaccggaagggggagcccagtccgatgctgaataggcgataaagataaggcgattgatggagggaccctcttccgaagggagctgcggctctgctgcaccggaagagcgagtcccccttgcgaggcacgtcggatggagggctcccactgcaaccgaagggagccgcgactctgctgcaccggcagggagagcacatccgccgtcgagtaggcagcgtaacccgaatgacagacggagggctcacgctgtgaccgaagggagccgcggccctgctgcaccggaagggggagccccgtccgatgcttgataggcaataaaataggcgattgatggagggactctcacttcttccgaagggagctgcggctctgctgcaccggaagggagagacccccttgcgaggcgacgagcgtcggatgaggggttcccactgcgaccgaagggagccacgactctgctgcaccggaagggagagcccATCCGCTgatgagtacgcagcgtaactcgaatgacagacggagggctctcactgcgaccgaagggagccgcggctctgctgcaccggaagggggagccccgtccgatgctaaataagaaattgaatttgacggcTGGTGGTGACAATGATTAAATTTAACATACAACGGGGTGGTTGGAGTCGACGACAAATTGAGGATACAGTGCAGATTTAGCTTGCGCGTCCCCAAATTGAAAGTAATAAAGGGGTGTGATAAGGTTAAATTAGAGAAAGGAGGTTAAATGTCAATGTAGTAGCCTTTTCTTCTTGGTTTGTCTTTGTTTAATCGAAGAAGCGATAATTTCGTTATCTAGAATGGGTAAATCTGATGCCGTTGAATTTAGACGTTATTGTGGTTTCCGAAAATCTCCAAGCCAAAGAAATTGCTTGGAGGATAAAGTCGAGTGACGTGTCAAGGAGCGGTTTCAAGGGATGAGTTATGGGAATACGAGTTGCGAATAGTGAGGTACTGGGGTTGGCGATTGGCCCGCCTCCAGATCCAGTGCTCTGAATTTTTGCAAGAATCTGGAACTTGATGATATTAGGCCCAGGGGGTGGTTCCAGAGCGACAGCATTCAGTGGAGTAAGTAGTGGGACTGCTGTGAATAAAGTGTACCAAGGTTTAGATTGAAAAGAAGGATCAGAATGAAGATAGGGCGGTGCCATAACAGTTTGTGGAGGCAGCCTCACGCATGGATTAGCCCCTGGTTACTGATAGGGAAAAGGAGTAGCAGGAGGGTAAGAGTAAGAGGTCTTGAGCGGCCAGCGGAGGCAGCCTCACTCTAACGTCTGCTGCAGGAGATAGAAGGAAAGGCATGGGAAATATAGGAGAAAAAGCCATGATAGCGTGCAGTGTGAGGAGTGGCCGAGTCTGGGGCGCGGCCTAGGCTTGCTGATGACCTGCTTCATCCTGATGCTTAAGAGCCAGAACTTGACCTGGAGAAagacaacattattttgaatgaagtagaaagctgtgagggagaggagcatgggccgcaattgtcagggaggtagcctcatacttaaatagggctagtgtctgctatgggagctggatgccactgaaaagaaagaggttattaGTAACAGGAGGAAAAGTCTGAGATGTGTGGGCCTAAGTTGCAAACACAGACAGCCTCATGCCTTCTTCATTGGGAAGCGAGTACAGTTTGAGACATCTTGAAGAGCCTGTGTAGCCTGCACAGCAAGTGAAAGCGGCCTCGCACTAGCttctgctatgggagctgtagGCCACTGAAAAGGAAAAGGGATTAGAAGTAACGGGAGGAAAACACTGAGATGTTAAGGCTTGTTGCAAGCGGAAGCAACTTCGCTTTTGTTTCGGCTGCTGTAGCTGTAGGTCACTGAAGCTTGAGATGTGCGGAAGAAAATGCTGTAGAGTCTGTGCAGCCTTTACAGCTTGCGGAGGCAGCCTTATGTTTGTTTTCGCTGTTTTAGCTTTGGGTCACGGGAAAGGGGAGTGGTTTGTGGTGCTATGATACATACCGATGTTTTACTTCTtcaaagagcaaacatttcttctaaaacgttgtcggctttgggtcatcatagatactgtgtctattaattctgaacatgggtgcttataatcaagtacattatttaccgttctgtctatttgtgctggctgtgcgttatgacttttttttttttttttttattattattattattattattattattattaaaatattgtgtatagtacgagctctccttcgcattattaacgtgacagtgtgaatgtacgttgcataatgcgcccaggaataaacatgacaaaatcataatacaatttgttaagcttatttcttaaatttatgcatcgacaggagaagtataatttattctttggaaaaatgtgcatttggatataaatgctgtaataatttaacggagtaaattgagaaaacacgctcaaattgaccagagtttgaaaacagaaaccagctggcgctattgagcatattattttgtcagcggtcagcagcctgaatgaacatatatattacaaactagtaaaacgtgtctttgttgataacactttgaaaaacagaaaaggtaagaggcattattttaaacgagggcatacgacaggggcagacctgtagcggaacaaactttaccttgagattgtgtgtgtgtgaaaaaagtctaaataccggtaggttgctatagttgaactcaacaaaaatattaatggttgccttatgatgcgccttagttgttagtttgccacttcaaaattgttaatttaagaacacagtttaacgtattttctataatctttatcttatttatctcggagtacaatgtgtaatttaaaaacccagctacaatactgaaacatcacgcacagaaaagtttaataatttcatttgtgttctggttaCGAAATGACATAAACAAATTATGCATCGCATTGTTTATCGGCTTTTAGCAATAACTGACTGCCTTTAGCGGCTTAACAAGTGGTGTAgtaatgcctggagaagtggccatacgcttcatttatgaatttcgtttttaactttctatttgaacgcattactggatccttggactaaaatgtttacaggggttcgctggtttaagaaacgtttgatcgtaaaaatcttactagttttctttgtaaggtgttgtttttgtagtgattcaaatgactagggagcgggcgtattaggcgcaatcatcaaatacatttcatagcaagccggcgccacggtcctggctgc
This region includes:
- the LOC141336894 gene encoding uncharacterized protein, which translates into the protein MTTYGNENMTTTIECKCGKICKNRHGLRIHQAKMKCIQKEVESQRTGTTPGETQEEPGPESPHSARSLQVMQPPDAHRTSEHRRVKWPQASKEKEWRQFDEDADTILEATAKGRADRRLKTMTTIIISLAAERFGLEEKRAAKPPYTMNNRASKIHQLRQELKTLRQQFKVASEEERGPLAELRSIIRKKLMTLRRAEGHRRRRKERSRRRAAFLANPFGFTKQLLGQKRSGQLTCLKAEVDHHLKQSYSDEYREQDLGPCRFLINPPAPVLDFDGKEPGWKEIQEVVRRARANSAPGPSGVPYKVYKNCPRLLHRLWKILKVIWRRGRVADQWRQAEGVWIPKEEKSQKIDQFRTISLLSVEGKIFFSLISRRLTDYLLKKSYIDISVQKGGIPEVPGCLEHTGVVTQLIREARENKGDLAVLWLDLANAYGSIPHKLVEEALNRHHTPKKFRDLILDYYANFHLRVSSGTTTSDWHKLEKGIITGCTISVILFALAMNMLVKSAEMQCRGPLSESGVRQPPIRAFMDDLTVTTTSVPGCRWILNGLQELMSWARMNFKPAKSRSLVLKKGKVTDKFHFSLGTTKIPSLTEEPVKSLGKVFKCSLRDAASIKATNQDLEAWLAVVDKSGLPGKFKAWIYQHGILPRILWPLLVYEVPISTVESFEMRISRFLRRWLGLPRSLSSIALYGRNNKLKLPMSSLSKKFMVTRSREVLQYRDSSDPKVAQAGIEVRTGRKWRAAVAVDDAESRLRQKVLVGSVAQGRAGLGSRRNPRYDKAEGKERRSLILEEVRAGVEEKRACQMAGMRQQGAWTRWEQTVERKVTWTELWKAEPYRIKFLIQAVYDVLPSPSNLFSWGMVETPACPLCQRRGTLEHILSCCPKALGEGRYHWRHDQVLKAVADSICSGISHSKSLHPVKTTAFVRAGEKSTPAARGTSSGLLATARDWELSVDLGKQLKFPETVAITTLRPDIVLTSEASKQVIILELTVPWEDRMEEANERKRAKYSQIVEGCRSNGWRAICQPIEVGCRGFVGQSLCRAYKMLGITGASQRRAIKLATDAAEVASRWLWIRRGEVWRVG